One Argonema galeatum A003/A1 DNA segment encodes these proteins:
- a CDS encoding tetratricopeptide repeat protein, producing the protein MRSHPATFTPIAFLLLLMLGANQTKIALASPSLNMVQINHPVSFAENLTALGKEIAATGDVDIALQLFDRAVQMAETIEDKSSKINTLSDIAIKLAQVGQTEKAKQLFDRAVQLTKQRDENFTLYQQEPALRDVAIKVAQAGFIEKALQLTKTISSNYRQAEALNAIASILAEKGQLEPAKKILSEALQKARGITGDYVYESNGSCGNDKFDILAKIAGNLSLLSQFKQALQVAQSVTGCSSASGEGTEDYQTIAYLGILAHLANAEQVKQTWASAQTMKNNIEKAEVWSAIAVKLAAMNETNLALSVAAKISQQIPSITKIDSGSAMREFGVKEKALGDIAIKLAEVGQFDAAKQVAQMIRELTPQESAANQEFNSTDRPSIKSLIWVEIAHQLAKAKQVDMALQIAKSIQDREGKALAIIAIAEQLQQTGYPSPAEKFFSQNLQLPPIPQDNNFSANQSIIRIVRALANAGYIERGLQIANAINDSSSKEEALTDIAYQLTEIGQVDRGLQIATTLTLPGFKERVFSKIASKYVELGQLEPALQAAKNLSDNTKDEILANIADAFAKLGQTEQALQVSQTIASQEIKTSAIANIAARLIQIKG; encoded by the coding sequence ATGCGATCGCATCCCGCCACCTTCACCCCAATCGCCTTTTTGTTACTGCTGATGCTCGGTGCTAATCAGACTAAAATAGCACTAGCTTCCCCATCTTTGAATATGGTTCAAATAAATCATCCCGTCAGCTTTGCTGAAAATTTAACCGCTTTAGGAAAAGAGATAGCTGCGACGGGAGATGTCGATATTGCTTTGCAACTGTTCGATCGCGCTGTACAGATGGCAGAAACTATTGAAGATAAATCTTCTAAAATTAATACTTTATCTGATATAGCCATTAAATTAGCACAAGTTGGGCAAACTGAGAAAGCAAAGCAACTATTCGATCGCGCTGTGCAACTTACCAAACAAAGGGATGAAAACTTTACCCTATACCAACAAGAACCAGCATTGCGAGATGTGGCAATTAAAGTTGCACAAGCGGGATTTATTGAAAAAGCATTGCAGTTAACCAAAACGATATCCTCTAATTATCGCCAAGCTGAAGCACTGAATGCGATCGCATCCATTTTGGCAGAAAAAGGACAATTAGAGCCAGCTAAGAAAATTTTATCAGAAGCGCTCCAAAAAGCCAGAGGAATTACCGGAGATTATGTTTATGAATCCAATGGCAGTTGCGGTAACGACAAATTTGATATTTTGGCAAAAATAGCTGGCAATCTCAGTTTATTATCACAATTTAAACAAGCGCTACAAGTAGCTCAAAGCGTTACTGGTTGCAGTTCTGCTAGCGGTGAAGGCACAGAAGATTATCAAACTATAGCATATCTTGGCATTCTCGCACATTTGGCAAATGCAGAGCAAGTCAAGCAAACTTGGGCAAGCGCCCAAACGATGAAAAACAACATCGAAAAAGCCGAAGTTTGGTCGGCAATTGCGGTCAAATTGGCTGCTATGAATGAGACAAATTTAGCTTTATCAGTAGCTGCCAAGATTTCGCAGCAAATCCCTTCAATAACTAAAATAGATTCCGGTTCAGCTATGAGGGAATTTGGCGTTAAGGAAAAAGCGCTAGGAGATATCGCTATCAAATTAGCAGAAGTCGGACAATTTGATGCTGCTAAGCAAGTAGCGCAGATGATTCGGGAACTAACTCCGCAAGAGTCCGCAGCAAATCAAGAGTTCAACAGCACAGATCGACCGAGTATAAAATCTTTAATTTGGGTAGAAATTGCTCACCAATTAGCGAAAGCAAAGCAAGTAGATATGGCATTGCAGATAGCTAAAAGTATCCAAGATAGGGAAGGGAAAGCTTTGGCGATAATTGCGATCGCAGAACAACTGCAACAAACCGGATACCCATCACCAGCAGAAAAATTCTTCTCCCAAAATTTACAGTTACCTCCCATACCCCAGGATAATAATTTTTCTGCAAATCAGTCAATTATTAGGATTGTTAGGGCTTTAGCCAACGCTGGATATATTGAGCGAGGTTTGCAGATTGCTAACGCTATCAACGATAGCAGTTCTAAAGAAGAAGCCTTGACTGATATTGCTTATCAATTAACAGAAATTGGACAAGTCGATCGCGGCTTACAAATTGCCACTACCTTAACTTTACCTGGTTTCAAGGAGCGGGTTTTCAGTAAAATAGCATCGAAATATGTAGAATTAGGACAACTAGAACCAGCTTTACAGGCGGCAAAAAATTTGAGCGATAATACTAAAGATGAAATTTTAGCTAACATCGCTGATGCTTTTGCCAAATTAGGACAAACCGAACAAGCTTTGCAAGTTTCGCAAACTATAGCCAGTCAGGAAATCAAAACATCTGCGATCGCCAATATCGCTGCACGGTTAATCCAAATAAAAGGCTAG
- a CDS encoding DUF1838 domain-containing protein, translating into MVNKIQEFDTRQWVKVRSSLDGSQTFLTWTGSIYSFVPNEKKKRLFNIVGMSVSRCIENDDKTWEFTSRELTYYLDPNTNEILHRWENPWTGETVTVIHVANSPVEGYFKGNFPGQVNDDITTFVFDLFPTYPNTLAEDPKFREYSPQTTYQAAELFKLTVPTEDLHNVEKLSVSKMFICWDRIGPWLPWMKMGDRPGHLIYSATGQKVNNFTDLPQLLQDEIDTRVPLYKNAPKAPLDDDMTSWIYFKKHFEAYLAGERFPIPEAED; encoded by the coding sequence ATGGTTAACAAAATACAGGAATTTGATACAAGACAATGGGTGAAAGTACGCAGCTCGCTGGATGGCAGTCAAACCTTTCTCACCTGGACGGGATCGATATACTCTTTTGTGCCAAATGAGAAGAAAAAACGCCTCTTCAACATTGTGGGAATGAGCGTGAGTAGATGTATTGAAAATGACGATAAAACCTGGGAATTTACCTCAAGAGAACTGACTTATTACCTCGATCCAAACACCAATGAAATCCTCCACAGATGGGAAAACCCCTGGACGGGAGAAACGGTTACCGTTATTCACGTTGCCAATAGTCCGGTAGAAGGTTACTTTAAAGGAAATTTCCCAGGTCAAGTCAATGATGACATCACCACATTCGTATTTGACTTATTTCCCACCTACCCAAATACCCTTGCCGAAGATCCAAAATTTAGGGAATACAGTCCGCAAACAACCTATCAAGCAGCGGAGTTATTTAAACTGACTGTTCCGACCGAAGATTTGCACAATGTAGAAAAACTTTCCGTTTCTAAAATGTTTATTTGTTGGGATAGGATCGGCCCCTGGTTACCCTGGATGAAAATGGGAGATAGACCGGGACATTTAATATACAGCGCTACTGGTCAGAAAGTTAACAATTTTACCGATTTACCCCAATTGCTTCAAGATGAAATCGATACGCGGGTGCCTTTATATAAAAATGCTCCTAAAGCACCATTAGATGATGATATGACTTCTTGGATTTACTTCAAAAAGCACTTTGAAGCTTATCTAGCGGGAGAAAGATTTCCCATTCCAGAAGCAGAGGATTAA
- a CDS encoding AbrB family transcriptional regulator yields MLNKNLISAQTEKISALQQTILGKLIILLAELLFALPVGFVLARFRIGGVAWIFGGIVSGALVLTAYRILSKETAEPNKTVRKIGQLLVGLVVGFSIAHGDMSALYSQLHIFIFITLFLMLSGIGIGYIYSRISQTNLLTAMLATTPGGIGIMSSIAADYGKNASVVALVQIIRVTTIVFFIPILARILAVNDANTVVSIFPANFFSTDILYLALLLLSLALTFVSVSIANIVKIPAAFFFGALVVGISFNYLLNLFPLLANLDFKPPFLISLIGQAFLGISIGEYWGSKPNLGQKTIVYALIPVGMTMGAGFVAAAIATFLTPWDWLTCMLVAAPGGSAEMILVSLALNHNVEIVTAGHLVRLIAIHASLPLWLLLFRYLDRLLPNSGDN; encoded by the coding sequence ATGCTAAACAAAAATCTAATTTCGGCGCAAACAGAAAAAATTTCGGCGCTGCAACAAACCATTCTCGGCAAACTAATAATTCTTTTGGCGGAATTGCTTTTCGCTTTGCCAGTAGGTTTCGTGTTAGCAAGATTTCGCATCGGTGGCGTTGCTTGGATATTTGGGGGTATTGTCTCTGGTGCGTTGGTACTTACAGCTTATCGTATTTTATCCAAGGAAACCGCCGAACCAAACAAAACAGTGAGGAAGATAGGACAGCTTCTCGTAGGTTTGGTAGTCGGATTTTCAATCGCTCATGGAGATATGTCAGCGCTTTATTCTCAATTACACATATTTATTTTTATTACGTTATTTTTAATGTTAAGCGGTATTGGGATCGGCTATATTTACTCCCGGATTAGCCAAACAAACCTACTAACTGCAATGCTTGCCACAACGCCGGGGGGGATAGGGATTATGTCAAGTATTGCGGCAGATTACGGAAAAAATGCCTCGGTGGTTGCACTCGTCCAAATCATACGGGTGACAACGATTGTATTTTTCATACCTATATTAGCTAGGATATTGGCTGTTAATGATGCTAACACGGTCGTCAGCATTTTTCCGGCCAACTTTTTCAGTACAGATATATTATATTTAGCATTGCTCCTTTTATCGCTAGCTTTAACATTTGTGTCAGTTAGCATAGCTAATATAGTGAAAATTCCTGCCGCCTTTTTCTTTGGTGCATTAGTAGTCGGCATAAGTTTTAATTACCTGCTAAATTTATTCCCTTTACTAGCAAATTTAGATTTTAAACCGCCTTTTTTAATTAGCTTAATTGGTCAAGCTTTTTTGGGAATTAGTATAGGCGAATATTGGGGAAGTAAACCAAATCTCGGTCAAAAAACGATCGTGTATGCTTTAATACCCGTAGGGATGACTATGGGAGCGGGATTCGTAGCAGCTGCGATCGCTACATTTCTCACGCCTTGGGACTGGCTCACCTGTATGCTAGTCGCCGCACCAGGCGGTTCGGCGGAAATGATTTTGGTCTCCTTAGCATTAAATCATAACGTGGAAATTGTCACGGCGGGGCATCTAGTGCGCCTAATAGCTATTCATGCTTCTCTCCCATTATGGTTATTGTTGTTTCGCTATCTCGATCGCTTGCTCCCCAACTCAGGCGATAATTAG
- a CDS encoding aldehyde dehydrogenase family protein, with amino-acid sequence MSEKLSVRNPRTGQIDCWIAPPTPDQLAECNTRLREAQIAWQQAGLERRIEAMQQWKQAILSQKDELTEALVSDTGRLSESVLEIDSLISTIDRWCRLAPELLLEDAKDTAIPFIRLQSQLVPYQLVGVISPWNFPLLLSTIDTIPALLAGCAVIVKPSEIAPRFIQPLLQTIASVPLLRDVLTYIEGAGDTGAALIEFVDLVCFTGSVATGRKVAEAAARRFIPAFLELGGKDPAIVLESADLELATSAILWGSVVNTGQSCLSIERIYVAEPIWDNFVEKLVEKAQRLNLVYPSVQDGQIGPIIAEKQAAIIAEQLRDATEKGAVVRCGGLVEELGGGLWCRPTVLTEVNHSMKVMTEETFGPIMPIMAFDNIEEAIKLANDTIYGLSAAVFAGSESEAIALARHLDAGAISINDAALTAIVHEGEKNSFNLSGLGGSRMGAAAIKRFMRKKAFLIKTQSISDPWWFKI; translated from the coding sequence ATGAGTGAAAAACTAAGCGTTCGCAATCCTCGCACCGGACAAATTGACTGCTGGATTGCGCCACCTACACCAGACCAACTTGCCGAATGCAATACCCGTTTGCGCGAAGCACAAATAGCTTGGCAGCAAGCAGGTTTAGAACGACGAATTGAAGCAATGCAGCAGTGGAAACAAGCCATTTTATCTCAAAAAGACGAACTAACCGAAGCTTTAGTATCAGATACAGGGAGATTGTCTGAGTCTGTACTTGAAATTGACTCGCTGATCTCCACGATCGATCGCTGGTGTCGATTAGCACCAGAATTATTGTTAGAAGATGCCAAAGATACAGCAATTCCATTTATCCGACTGCAAAGTCAACTGGTTCCCTATCAATTGGTTGGCGTCATCAGTCCGTGGAATTTTCCGCTGTTGCTTTCTACAATTGATACCATACCCGCATTATTGGCAGGTTGTGCAGTTATAGTAAAGCCGAGCGAAATTGCTCCCCGCTTCATTCAACCCCTGCTGCAAACTATTGCATCTGTTCCCCTATTGCGGGATGTATTAACTTATATCGAAGGTGCTGGGGATACGGGTGCGGCGTTAATCGAATTTGTAGATTTAGTATGTTTTACTGGTAGTGTGGCTACAGGTAGAAAAGTAGCAGAAGCTGCTGCAAGACGATTCATTCCTGCTTTTTTGGAATTGGGAGGCAAAGACCCTGCTATTGTCCTAGAATCTGCCGATTTAGAATTAGCAACTTCAGCAATATTGTGGGGTTCCGTAGTTAATACAGGACAATCTTGCCTCTCGATCGAACGCATTTACGTCGCCGAACCTATTTGGGATAATTTTGTAGAGAAACTGGTAGAAAAAGCACAACGCCTTAATCTGGTTTATCCGTCTGTTCAAGATGGACAAATTGGCCCGATCATTGCAGAAAAACAGGCAGCAATTATTGCAGAACAATTACGCGATGCAACTGAAAAAGGGGCAGTTGTTCGCTGTGGTGGTTTGGTGGAAGAATTGGGTGGCGGGTTGTGGTGTCGTCCCACAGTTCTGACTGAAGTTAACCATTCGATGAAGGTGATGACGGAAGAAACTTTCGGCCCGATTATGCCGATTATGGCATTTGACAATATTGAAGAAGCAATTAAACTGGCAAATGATACGATATATGGACTAAGTGCTGCTGTTTTTGCGGGTTCGGAGTCGGAAGCGATCGCACTGGCACGTCATCTAGATGCTGGGGCCATCAGCATCAACGATGCCGCCTTAACTGCGATCGTCCACGAAGGAGAGAAAAACTCATTCAATCTTTCTGGACTTGGTGGTTCGCGCATGGGTGCAGCTGCAATCAAACGGTTTATGCGAAAGAAAGCCTTTTTGATCAAAACCCAGTCCATTTCCGACCCGTGGTGGTTTAAAATATGA
- a CDS encoding DUF3598 family protein has translation MSSIRDEMPLLTRHEGEWTGIYTILDAEGNMLDKHKSILTCEFPENGEYPYYQMNKYIWPEGKYEEHHFPATYHDQKIWFDTERLEGYAWEVDDSIIMLWFKYKAMPGAYMYEMIHLSPCGNYRNRTLHWFKDDRVFKRTTMQEERVKK, from the coding sequence ATGTCTAGTATTCGAGATGAAATGCCCTTACTTACCCGACATGAAGGCGAATGGACGGGTATTTATACAATACTTGATGCAGAGGGAAATATGCTTGACAAGCATAAATCTATTTTAACCTGCGAATTTCCAGAAAACGGTGAATATCCTTATTACCAAATGAATAAGTATATTTGGCCTGAAGGTAAGTATGAAGAACATCATTTTCCAGCAACATACCACGATCAAAAGATTTGGTTTGACACAGAACGCCTGGAAGGATACGCCTGGGAAGTAGACGATTCAATTATTATGCTGTGGTTCAAATACAAAGCTATGCCCGGTGCTTATATGTATGAAATGATTCATCTGAGTCCTTGCGGCAACTATCGCAACCGCACATTGCATTGGTTCAAGGACGATCGCGTCTTTAAGCGCACCACCATGCAAGAAGAACGAGTGAAAAAATAG
- a CDS encoding alpha/beta fold hydrolase, whose protein sequence is MNKAIKRAFLDTEDGQIHYRIGGEGDSLLLLHRNPSSSNEFHELMPIFAQKRRVIAMDLMGLGDSDKPPRMYSISDYAKTVILLLDELGIKKINILGHHTGAYIAGEVAAAYPDRVEKMILCNVDEFTEQDKAAILKRYAEVFQIKADGTHLVERWSFRAAYVGSTELNHRCMLDEAKCYGYPAYAPFAFTKFSTIERFPFIKCPTLVLSGTEDIKGLIQLGLAQSGSRNFITKVIPQAKVVDIEGGTFCMMNQKYEEISKVVINFLDFIDVLP, encoded by the coding sequence ATGAATAAAGCGATTAAAAGAGCATTCTTAGATACAGAAGATGGACAAATTCATTACCGCATCGGCGGGGAGGGCGACTCCCTGCTTTTACTGCATAGAAACCCCAGCAGCAGTAATGAATTTCACGAGTTGATGCCCATCTTTGCTCAAAAAAGGCGTGTGATTGCGATGGATTTGATGGGACTTGGCGATTCAGATAAGCCACCCAGAATGTATTCTATTTCAGACTACGCCAAAACAGTCATCTTACTTCTGGATGAGTTGGGAATAAAAAAGATAAACATACTGGGACACCACACAGGTGCTTACATAGCGGGAGAAGTAGCAGCAGCTTATCCAGATCGAGTTGAAAAAATGATCTTATGTAACGTGGATGAATTCACCGAACAAGATAAAGCTGCCATCTTAAAAAGATATGCCGAAGTTTTCCAAATCAAAGCAGATGGCACTCACCTCGTTGAAAGATGGTCATTTCGCGCCGCCTACGTAGGTTCTACAGAATTAAATCACCGCTGTATGTTAGACGAAGCAAAATGTTATGGCTATCCTGCCTATGCACCTTTTGCTTTTACAAAGTTCAGTACTATAGAAAGATTTCCTTTCATCAAGTGTCCAACTCTCGTCTTATCGGGAACTGAGGATATCAAAGGACTTATACAACTCGGTTTAGCGCAGTCAGGAAGCAGAAATTTCATTACAAAAGTAATTCCCCAGGCAAAGGTAGTTGATATTGAAGGCGGAACATTTTGTATGATGAATCAAAAGTATGAAGAAATATCGAAAGTAGTCATAAATTTTTTGGATTTTATAGATGTTTTACCATAA
- a CDS encoding formylglycine-generating enzyme family protein translates to MLDLVAFDFDVALVNPQGKEIDRSRNSVQYLIEDLRQEITLEMVAIPGGTFLMGTPNTEEGWSPTQNPQHLVTIKPFFMGKYPVTQAQWQAVATLPEIKQFLNPDPSTIKEANLPVEQISWYDAIEFCDRLSKYSGRKYRLPSEAEWEYACRSGTQTPFHFGETCTTDLANYSGIDWEYMGKICSRGSYGAGPKGSDRRETTPVGYFQVANRCGLYDMHGNVREWCADFWHDNYQDAPTDGTVWTTDGDSNKRVLRGGSWNTGPRNCRSAFRAKFDANASLYDIGFRVAFF, encoded by the coding sequence ATGTTAGATTTGGTTGCGTTTGACTTTGATGTAGCGCTCGTTAACCCTCAAGGAAAAGAGATCGATCGCTCTCGAAATTCCGTTCAATATCTGATAGAAGATTTGCGACAGGAAATAACCCTAGAAATGGTTGCTATTCCTGGCGGTACTTTCTTAATGGGCACACCGAACACAGAAGAGGGGTGGTCACCGACTCAAAATCCTCAACATTTAGTAACTATCAAGCCATTTTTTATGGGCAAGTATCCAGTTACTCAAGCTCAATGGCAAGCAGTAGCAACTCTCCCCGAAATCAAGCAATTTCTTAATCCCGATCCATCGACTATTAAAGAAGCAAACCTACCTGTAGAACAAATCTCTTGGTATGATGCGATCGAATTCTGTGACAGGTTATCTAAATATAGTGGACGGAAATACCGACTTCCCAGTGAAGCAGAGTGGGAATATGCCTGTAGATCTGGAACTCAAACACCTTTTCATTTTGGAGAAACTTGCACAACAGATTTAGCAAATTATTCAGGAATAGATTGGGAATACATGGGAAAAATATGCAGTCGGGGGTCTTACGGCGCTGGGCCAAAAGGAAGCGATCGCAGGGAAACCACACCTGTTGGCTACTTTCAAGTAGCCAACAGGTGTGGTCTGTACGATATGCACGGTAATGTCAGAGAATGGTGTGCCGATTTCTGGCACGATAACTATCAAGATGCACCCACTGATGGCACTGTTTGGACAACAGATGGAGATAGCAATAAACGGGTATTGCGCGGTGGTTCCTGGAACACAGGCCCAAGGAACTGCCGTTCTGCATTTCGTGCTAAATTTGATGCGAATGCCTCACTTTATGATATTGGTTTTAGGGTTGCTTTTTTTTAG
- a CDS encoding zinc-binding dehydrogenase has translation MLKSRIYKKLIAKQFNRDFRSAVEIVEVSLADPTDSEIVIRNKFAGVNGGFDTLICRGEVPYVNPTPPFDLGVEVVGEVVSIGNNVTDFKVGDPVQTIFRGGGYREYQVVDISQVIKIPEAIPEVLTLMPTGVSSVLALEQVGEMKSGETVLVTAAAGGTGHIAVQWAKLAGNHVIGVCGSDAKVELLKRLGCDRIINYRQENLDEVLKKEYPNGINLVFECVGKQIFDICVDNLAVRGRLIVVGFISDYGKNQEQVQQSRIYGKLLWKAASIRGFLNPLYKEYMPAARSSLLDLFYSGQIQVAIDPTEFRGLESIPDAVEYLIGGKNCGKVVVRF, from the coding sequence ATGCTTAAGTCCAGAATTTACAAAAAGCTCATAGCGAAACAGTTTAACCGAGATTTTCGATCGGCTGTGGAAATCGTAGAAGTCAGCCTCGCCGATCCAACTGACAGCGAAATTGTAATTCGCAACAAATTTGCCGGAGTTAATGGCGGATTCGATACATTAATTTGCCGAGGTGAAGTTCCATACGTAAACCCGACACCACCTTTCGATTTAGGTGTAGAAGTTGTCGGTGAAGTAGTATCAATTGGGAATAACGTCACCGATTTTAAAGTCGGAGATCCAGTGCAAACAATCTTTCGCGGTGGAGGATATCGAGAGTACCAAGTTGTAGATATTTCCCAAGTAATAAAGATTCCAGAAGCAATTCCAGAAGTGCTAACTTTGATGCCTACTGGGGTATCTTCTGTGCTGGCGTTGGAACAAGTTGGCGAGATGAAAAGCGGCGAAACTGTCCTCGTAACCGCAGCGGCGGGGGGAACGGGACATATCGCGGTACAATGGGCAAAATTGGCGGGAAATCATGTGATTGGAGTTTGCGGATCGGATGCTAAAGTTGAATTACTCAAACGGTTAGGATGCGATCGCATTATCAACTACCGCCAAGAAAACCTAGATGAAGTCCTCAAAAAAGAATATCCCAACGGCATTAACTTGGTATTCGAGTGTGTTGGCAAACAAATTTTCGATATCTGCGTTGATAATTTGGCTGTGCGGGGACGTTTAATTGTGGTTGGTTTCATATCCGATTACGGCAAGAATCAGGAGCAAGTTCAGCAATCCCGAATTTACGGAAAATTGCTTTGGAAAGCAGCTTCGATACGCGGTTTTCTTAACCCACTTTACAAGGAATATATGCCAGCAGCACGCTCTAGCTTGCTCGACCTTTTCTATAGCGGCCAAATCCAAGTCGCGATCGATCCAACTGAATTCAGAGGTTTGGAATCAATTCCCGACGCTGTAGAATATCTGATCGGTGGTAAGAATTGCGGTAAAGTGGTGGTCAGGTTTTGA
- a CDS encoding GUN4 domain-containing protein yields MDTIFYKIFKLWTKGEEVSIGLIYVFCSAAILGDRLGWREMRNWLNYEDLTFTLNAPHGHLPWLGRLGGWLGAFGVWSGSFIAQKAVACHL; encoded by the coding sequence ATGGATACTATATTTTACAAGATTTTTAAACTTTGGACGAAAGGTGAAGAAGTTAGCATAGGTTTAATCTATGTGTTTTGTAGCGCTGCAATATTAGGCGATCGGCTTGGCTGGAGGGAGATGAGAAATTGGCTGAACTACGAAGACCTTACTTTTACTTTGAATGCGCCTCATGGACATTTGCCTTGGTTGGGTCGATTGGGTGGGTGGCTGGGAGCATTTGGGGTGTGGTCTGGTTCTTTTATCGCGCAAAAAGCTGTAGCTTGTCATCTCTAA
- a CDS encoding nuclear transport factor 2 family protein, producing MTKEIKHNTLEVAQQAFKHLTHGLATGDWNPLLDMLTDDFTFWFPVGPFHGLNVGKERVREFFQYVSETFIGGLTITSVERITSNETTVVFEFCDKGMLQGEPYKNRIAISLDVSGDKICAYREYFGSDGKSN from the coding sequence ATGACAAAAGAAATAAAACATAACACACTAGAAGTCGCCCAGCAAGCATTTAAACATTTAACTCACGGTCTAGCGACAGGCGATTGGAACCCACTTCTAGATATGCTCACCGATGATTTTACCTTTTGGTTTCCAGTCGGGCCTTTTCACGGTTTGAATGTCGGTAAAGAAAGGGTTCGTGAATTCTTTCAGTATGTTTCGGAAACATTCATTGGAGGACTGACGATTACTTCAGTAGAGCGCATCACCAGCAACGAGACTACTGTGGTTTTCGAGTTCTGCGACAAAGGAATGTTACAGGGAGAACCTTACAAAAATCGAATAGCTATTTCCCTAGATGTTAGTGGAGACAAAATTTGTGCTTATCGGGAGTACTTTGGCAGCGATGGTAAATCGAATTAA